A window of the Pseudomonas gozinkensis genome harbors these coding sequences:
- a CDS encoding autotransporter assembly complex protein TamA, with protein sequence MKFPGRFTSGVLMLLTSCAALAQSELDVRIKPSNDELKANIEGYIGSLGDRDEEALQRFSRGAEEQARKAAQALGYYQPQIESDVKGGEKPRLVLNIDPGEPIRLRNVTVRIDGPAASLKSFRVPKSDVLKPGAVLNHGRYEDAKRLIQNQASRYGFFSGHFTSQKLMVDPRAGVADVELIYESGPRYALGKVSFEGDTPFDEDLLQRMVPFKAGEPYDSELIAELNRDLQSSGYFEGVRVDAAPTAAKNDVIPVDVKLDTRKPRTMGLGLGYSTDVGPRIKANWTRHWVNPQGDSYGWEAELSAPRQNVGLFYDIPLDPPLTDKLRWAGGYQYEDIDGSDTLSKLLTFGPEWHSKLPSGWQRVISLKWQREEYQLGDDSGLSTLLMPGVSYSYLKSDNRIDPHNGYRLTFESKVAKEGLGSDNNLVYGTALVKGLTTVFDKHRLLGRVQVGGSATNGYKSVPPSLRFFAGGDQSVRGYDYQSLSPENSDGDRIGGRYMVAGSVEYQYSIAEKWRVATFVDQGNSFNKLELPNLKTGVGIGVRWVSPVGPIRLDLAHALDDDGGIRLHFSMGPEL encoded by the coding sequence AGATTTACCAGTGGCGTGCTCATGCTGTTAACCAGCTGCGCGGCGCTGGCGCAAAGTGAATTGGATGTGCGGATCAAACCGTCCAACGATGAACTGAAAGCCAATATAGAAGGCTATATCGGCAGCCTCGGCGATCGTGACGAAGAAGCCTTGCAGCGCTTCAGTCGCGGCGCCGAAGAGCAGGCGCGCAAGGCCGCCCAGGCCTTGGGTTATTACCAGCCGCAGATCGAAAGTGACGTCAAGGGCGGTGAAAAACCGCGTCTGGTGCTGAACATCGATCCTGGCGAGCCGATCCGCCTGCGCAACGTGACCGTGCGCATCGACGGCCCGGCGGCCTCCCTCAAATCCTTTCGAGTCCCGAAAAGTGACGTGCTCAAGCCTGGCGCGGTGCTCAACCATGGGCGTTACGAAGACGCCAAGCGCCTGATCCAGAACCAGGCTTCGCGCTATGGGTTCTTCAGCGGCCATTTCACCAGTCAGAAATTGATGGTCGATCCCCGCGCCGGGGTCGCCGACGTCGAACTGATCTACGAAAGCGGCCCGCGTTATGCGCTGGGCAAAGTCAGCTTTGAAGGCGACACACCGTTCGACGAAGACCTGCTGCAACGCATGGTGCCGTTCAAGGCCGGCGAACCCTACGACTCCGAGCTGATCGCCGAACTCAACCGCGACCTGCAATCGAGCGGCTACTTCGAAGGTGTGCGTGTCGACGCCGCGCCGACCGCCGCGAAAAACGACGTGATCCCGGTGGACGTCAAACTCGACACCCGCAAGCCGCGCACCATGGGCCTGGGTCTCGGTTATTCCACCGACGTCGGCCCGCGAATCAAGGCCAACTGGACCCGCCACTGGGTCAATCCGCAGGGCGACAGTTATGGCTGGGAGGCCGAACTGTCGGCGCCACGACAAAACGTCGGCCTGTTCTACGACATCCCGCTGGACCCGCCGCTGACCGACAAACTGCGCTGGGCCGGCGGTTATCAATACGAGGACATCGACGGTTCCGACACCTTGAGCAAGCTGCTGACCTTCGGCCCTGAATGGCACAGCAAACTGCCGAGCGGCTGGCAGCGGGTGATCTCGCTGAAATGGCAGCGCGAGGAATACCAGCTCGGCGACGACTCCGGTCTGAGCACTTTACTGATGCCCGGCGTCAGCTATTCCTACCTCAAGAGCGACAACCGCATTGACCCGCACAATGGCTATCGCCTGACCTTCGAAAGCAAGGTTGCGAAAGAAGGCCTCGGTTCCGACAACAATCTGGTTTACGGCACGGCGCTGGTCAAAGGCCTGACCACCGTATTCGACAAGCACCGTTTGCTCGGCCGGGTACAGGTCGGCGGCAGCGCCACCAACGGCTACAAATCGGTGCCGCCGTCGCTGCGCTTCTTTGCCGGTGGCGATCAGAGCGTACGCGGCTACGACTATCAGAGCCTGTCGCCGGAGAACTCCGACGGCGACCGAATCGGCGGGCGCTACATGGTGGCCGGCAGCGTCGAATATCAATATTCGATTGCCGAGAAGTGGCGCGTGGCGACCTTCGTCGATCAGGGCAACTCCTTCAACAAACTCGAACTGCCGAACCTCAAGACCGGGGTCGGTATCGGTGTGCGCTGGGTTTCGCCGGTGGGGCCGATCCGCCTCGACCTGGCCCATGCGCTGGACGACGATGGCGGCATCCGGCTGCACTTTTCCATGGGGCCTGAGCTGTGA